In the genome of Streptomyces sp. V2I9, one region contains:
- a CDS encoding aldo/keto reductase, with product MYLPSADRYSAMPYRRTGRSGLLLPALSLGLWHNFGGDRTPDTQGAILRRAFDLGITHFDLADNYGPPPGSAELTLGRALATDFARLRDELVISTKAGYHMGDGPYGEWGSRKHLRSSLDQSLKRLGVEYVDVFYSHRPDPDTPLEETMGALDTAVRQGKALYVGLSNYSAAQTREAAAILDDLGTPLLIHQPRYSMLDRRIEDDGLPDVLDELGVGSIAYSPLEQGILTDRYLNGIPAGSRAAGDSPFLTADAVTPQLVERLRALDALARERGQSLAQLALAWVLRGGRLTSAVVGASSVTQLENSVAATRNLDFTEDELSRIEELLRGAETG from the coding sequence ATGTACCTGCCGTCCGCCGACCGCTACTCCGCCATGCCCTACCGGCGCACCGGCCGCAGCGGTCTGCTGCTGCCCGCGCTCTCCCTCGGCCTCTGGCACAACTTCGGGGGCGACAGGACCCCCGACACCCAGGGCGCCATCCTGCGCCGCGCCTTCGACCTCGGCATCACCCACTTCGACCTGGCCGACAACTACGGCCCCCCGCCCGGCTCCGCCGAACTCACCCTGGGCCGCGCCCTGGCCACCGACTTCGCCCGCCTCCGCGACGAGCTGGTCATCTCCACCAAGGCCGGCTACCACATGGGGGACGGGCCGTACGGGGAGTGGGGCTCGCGCAAGCACCTGCGCTCCTCGCTCGACCAGAGCCTCAAGCGCCTCGGCGTCGAGTACGTGGACGTGTTCTACTCCCACCGGCCCGACCCGGACACCCCGCTCGAAGAGACGATGGGCGCGCTCGACACCGCCGTACGGCAGGGCAAGGCCCTCTACGTCGGCCTCTCCAACTACTCCGCGGCACAGACCCGCGAGGCCGCCGCGATCCTGGACGACCTCGGCACCCCGCTCCTCATCCACCAGCCCCGCTACTCGATGCTCGACCGCCGCATCGAGGACGACGGGCTGCCGGACGTCCTGGACGAGCTGGGCGTCGGCTCCATCGCGTACTCCCCGCTGGAGCAGGGCATCCTCACCGACCGCTATCTGAACGGCATCCCGGCCGGTTCGCGGGCGGCGGGCGACAGCCCGTTCCTGACCGCCGACGCCGTCACCCCGCAGCTGGTGGAGCGGCTGCGCGCGCTCGACGCCCTGGCACGGGAGCGCGGCCAGTCACTCGCACAGCTGGCCCTGGCATGGGTGCTGCGCGGCGGCCGGCTCACCTCCGCCGTCGTCGGCGCGAGCAGCGTGACCCAGCTGGAGAACAGCGTCGCGGCCACCCGGAACCTGGACTTCACCGAGGACGAGCTGTCCCGGATCGAGGAGCTGCTGCGGGGCGCGGAGACCGGCTGA
- a CDS encoding Rv2578c family radical SAM protein, which produces MRWDNLVEKNSTAGNSALFAADAVTTRTFDTPEFRGITFHEIRARSILNRVPGASRMPFEWTVNPYRGCTHACVYCFARKTHSYLDLDTGIGFDSQIVVKTNAAELLQRELGSRHWRGEHVAMGTNVDCYQRAEGRYRLMPGIISALCDRANPFSILTKGTLILRDLELLRRAAEVAEVGVSVSVGFTDRELWRTVEPGTPSPDRRLDVVRALTDAGIGCSVLMAPVIPFLGDRPEQLRATVAAVADAGATSVTPLVLHLRPGAREWYLHWLGQHHPHLVERYERMYADGAYAPTWYQRRITRQVHELADAYGIGPAHRGESRRVSPAPPTATASEPGPTQLTLL; this is translated from the coding sequence ATGCGCTGGGACAATCTGGTCGAGAAGAACTCGACGGCCGGGAACAGCGCGCTCTTCGCCGCGGACGCGGTGACCACGCGCACGTTCGACACCCCCGAATTCCGGGGCATCACCTTCCACGAGATCCGGGCCCGTTCGATCCTGAACCGGGTGCCCGGAGCCTCGCGGATGCCGTTCGAATGGACGGTGAACCCCTACCGGGGCTGCACACACGCCTGCGTGTACTGCTTCGCCCGCAAGACCCACAGCTATCTGGACCTGGACACCGGCATCGGGTTCGACTCCCAGATCGTCGTCAAGACCAACGCCGCCGAACTGCTCCAGCGGGAGCTGGGATCCCGGCACTGGCGGGGCGAGCACGTCGCCATGGGCACCAATGTCGACTGCTACCAGCGGGCGGAGGGCCGGTACCGGCTCATGCCGGGCATCATCTCCGCCCTGTGCGACCGCGCGAACCCGTTCTCGATCCTGACCAAGGGCACGCTGATCCTGCGCGACCTGGAGCTGCTGCGCCGGGCCGCCGAGGTCGCCGAGGTCGGTGTCTCGGTCTCCGTGGGCTTCACCGACCGGGAACTGTGGCGCACGGTCGAGCCGGGAACACCCTCCCCCGACCGCCGGCTGGACGTGGTGCGGGCCCTCACCGACGCCGGGATCGGCTGCTCCGTCCTGATGGCCCCGGTCATCCCGTTCCTCGGCGACCGCCCGGAGCAGTTGCGCGCCACCGTCGCGGCGGTCGCGGACGCGGGGGCGACCTCGGTGACCCCGCTCGTCCTGCATCTGCGGCCCGGCGCACGCGAGTGGTACCTGCACTGGCTGGGGCAGCACCACCCGCACCTGGTGGAGCGCTACGAGCGGATGTACGCGGACGGGGCGTACGCCCCCACCTGGTACCAGCGCCGCATCACGCGCCAGGTGCACGAGCTGGCGGACGCGTACGGCATCGGCCCCGCCCACCGGGGCGAGTCCCGCCGCGTCTCTCCGGCCCCTCCCACGGCCACCGCTTCGGAGCCCGGCCCGACCCAGCTGACCCTGCTCTGA
- a CDS encoding pyroglutamyl peptidase yields MTHHSPAAARLGIGGLALLLVLAGSARPTAAAPAVTARTPRAVTVEEQRLDRAAPREILRRSGFDALAPRFGRALEGTGGYAQAERTVTRHASALWRRAVDRARGRGPATGDLSRGDDRPLYWARLALSRELRSWTPPFALGDEQRKALHTALESASRGEREIRFPDRRMKRVLVTGFDPFTLDRDVRIGNPSGASALALDGTVVRTADGPARIETVVFPVRWSDFAEGVVERTLARHLPRLDLFTTVSQGRPGRFDVERTNGAWRGGFPDNENTASTGPVPVADPDTRPQWTSTTLPYRQLTEAETGRFPVYDNTEVTEIPAGGTQPVTRPDGPTPGSAARAGGGGDYLSNEIAFRATLLRDRLGLPHLPGGHLHTPVLRFGAENTDPRTGTVTDPDFERNRSDIVRQVGELVRTAVTAGR; encoded by the coding sequence GTGACCCACCACTCCCCCGCGGCGGCCCGGCTCGGTATCGGCGGCCTGGCGCTCCTGCTCGTCCTGGCGGGCTCCGCCCGGCCCACTGCCGCCGCCCCGGCGGTCACCGCCCGCACCCCCCGGGCGGTGACCGTCGAGGAGCAGCGCCTCGACCGGGCCGCGCCGCGGGAGATCCTCCGGCGCAGCGGCTTCGACGCCCTCGCCCCGCGCTTCGGGAGGGCCCTGGAGGGCACCGGCGGCTACGCGCAGGCCGAGCGGACGGTCACGCGGCACGCCTCGGCACTGTGGCGGCGCGCCGTGGACCGCGCGCGGGGACGGGGTCCCGCCACGGGTGACCTGAGCCGGGGCGACGACCGGCCGCTGTACTGGGCGCGGCTGGCCCTCAGCCGCGAACTGCGTTCGTGGACACCACCGTTCGCGCTCGGCGACGAACAGCGGAAGGCCCTGCACACCGCTCTGGAGAGCGCCTCGCGCGGCGAGCGGGAGATCCGCTTCCCGGACCGGCGGATGAAGCGGGTGCTCGTCACCGGCTTCGACCCGTTCACGCTGGACCGGGACGTCCGGATCGGCAATCCCTCGGGCGCGAGCGCACTCGCCCTGGACGGCACAGTGGTGCGGACGGCGGACGGGCCGGCCCGGATCGAGACCGTCGTCTTCCCGGTGCGCTGGTCGGACTTCGCCGAGGGCGTCGTCGAACGGACCCTGGCGCGGCACCTGCCGCGGCTGGACCTGTTCACCACGGTCAGCCAGGGCCGCCCCGGCCGTTTCGACGTGGAGCGCACCAACGGCGCCTGGCGCGGCGGCTTTCCCGACAACGAGAACACGGCGAGCACCGGACCCGTCCCGGTGGCCGACCCGGACACCCGGCCGCAGTGGACCTCCACCACCCTCCCGTACCGGCAGCTCACCGAAGCGGAGACGGGACGCTTCCCGGTGTACGACAACACCGAGGTCACCGAGATCCCGGCGGGCGGCACCCAGCCGGTGACCAGGCCGGACGGGCCCACGCCGGGCTCGGCGGCGCGGGCCGGGGGCGGCGGCGACTACCTCTCCAACGAGATCGCCTTCCGGGCCACCCTGCTGCGCGACCGGCTCGGGCTGCCGCACCTGCCGGGCGGTCACCTGCACACCCCGGTCCTGCGGTTCGGCGCGGAGAACACGGACCCCCGGACGGGGACGGTCACCGACCCGGACTTCGAACGCAACCGCTCGGACATCGTGCGCCAGGTGGGGGAACTGGTGAGGACGGCGGTGACGGCGGGGCGCTGA
- a CDS encoding SRPBCC family protein: MAQVEATTERIIAADADTVFDALADYKDVRGKVLTGHFSEYEVREGGDGEGTLVHWKLQATSKRVRDCLLEVSEPTDGQLVEKDRNSSMVTTWTVTPAGEGRSKAVVVTVWDGASGIGGFFERTFAPKGLGRIYDELLQNLATEVEK; the protein is encoded by the coding sequence ATGGCGCAGGTCGAGGCGACGACGGAGCGGATCATCGCGGCGGACGCGGACACGGTGTTCGACGCCCTGGCCGACTACAAGGACGTCCGTGGCAAGGTGCTGACCGGGCACTTCAGCGAGTACGAGGTCCGCGAGGGCGGCGACGGCGAGGGCACCCTCGTCCACTGGAAGCTCCAGGCGACCAGCAAGCGCGTCCGCGACTGCCTGCTGGAGGTCAGCGAGCCGACCGATGGGCAGCTCGTCGAGAAGGACCGCAACTCCTCCATGGTCACCACCTGGACCGTCACCCCGGCCGGTGAGGGCCGGTCCAAGGCCGTCGTGGTCACGGTCTGGGACGGCGCGAGCGGCATCGGCGGCTTCTTCGAGCGCACCTTCGCGCCCAAGGGACTCGGCCGGATCTACGACGAGCTCCTCCAGAACCTCGCCACCGAGGTCGAGAAGTAA
- a CDS encoding LysR family transcriptional regulator produces the protein MELRQLEHFVAVAEEQHFTRAAERLAVSQSGLSASVRALEQELRTPLFSRTTRTVRLTEAGRALLVEAERTLAGARAAREAVDAVRGLLRGTLTVGVEQCVAGVSPARLLAAFHRDHPQMELRLRQEGTSSLLDGVAGGRLDLAFAATVDPAEWRGELVPLAREPLVLLCSAEHPLAGRSEVGWAELAGASFIDFHPDWGPRRAADGAFGAAGVRRTVGLEVNDVHSLLELVQEGLGIAVVPHHFSRKPEAARLVTVELAGGARPVYESVAVLPATRSTGPAARALMRLLREDTGAE, from the coding sequence ATGGAACTGCGTCAGCTGGAGCACTTCGTCGCCGTGGCCGAGGAGCAGCACTTCACGCGGGCCGCCGAACGCCTCGCCGTCTCCCAGTCCGGGCTCTCCGCCTCCGTACGGGCGCTGGAGCAGGAACTGCGGACCCCGTTGTTCAGCCGGACCACCCGCACGGTCCGGCTCACCGAGGCGGGGCGGGCGCTACTGGTGGAGGCGGAGCGCACGCTCGCGGGCGCGCGGGCGGCGCGGGAGGCGGTCGACGCCGTGCGGGGATTGCTGCGCGGAACGCTGACGGTGGGGGTCGAACAGTGCGTGGCGGGCGTGAGTCCGGCGCGGCTGCTGGCCGCGTTCCACCGGGATCATCCGCAGATGGAGCTGCGGCTGCGGCAGGAGGGCACCAGCAGTCTGCTGGACGGGGTGGCGGGCGGAAGGCTCGACCTGGCGTTCGCGGCGACGGTCGATCCGGCCGAGTGGCGCGGGGAGCTGGTGCCGCTGGCACGGGAGCCGCTGGTGCTGCTGTGCTCGGCGGAACATCCGCTCGCGGGCCGTTCCGAGGTGGGGTGGGCGGAGTTGGCGGGGGCGTCGTTCATCGACTTCCACCCGGACTGGGGCCCCCGGCGGGCCGCCGACGGGGCGTTCGGGGCGGCGGGGGTGCGGCGGACGGTGGGCCTGGAGGTCAACGACGTGCACAGCCTGCTGGAGTTGGTCCAGGAGGGGCTGGGGATCGCGGTGGTGCCGCACCACTTCTCCCGTAAGCCGGAGGCGGCGCGGCTGGTCACGGTGGAGCTGGCCGGCGGGGCCCGGCCGGTGTACGAGAGCGTGGCGGTGCTTCCGGCGACCCGGAGCACGGGCCCGGCGGCGCGGGCGCTGATGCGGCTGCTGCGGGAGGACACGGGCGCGGAGTGA
- a CDS encoding M20/M25/M40 family metallo-hydrolase, translated as MAEAPDPLGPVDQQALDEVVAFTSELIRIDTTNRGGGDCRERPAAEYVAERLADAGIEPTLLERTPGRTNVVARIPGTDPTADALLVHGHLDVVPAEPADWSVHPFSGEVRDGVVWGRGAVDMKNMDAMVLSVVRGWAREGFRPARDIVIAYTADEEDSAADGSGFLTEEHAGLFEGCTEGISESGAFTFHAGEGLSLYPIAAGERGTGWLKLTAEGRAGHGSKVNRENAVSALAAAVARIGEHAWPIRLTPTVRAAITEIAALHGITADLDDPGFDVAQLLGKLGPAASLVENTIRNSSNPTMMDAGYKVNVIPGHATAFVDGRTVPGGDDEFHATLDRLTGPAVSWEFYHREQALTAPVDSPTYARLRAAVERFDPDAHTVPYCMSGGTDAKQFSRLGITGYGFTPLKLPVGFDYQRLFHGVDERVPVDALHFGVRVLDHYLRTA; from the coding sequence ATGGCTGAGGCCCCCGACCCGCTCGGACCCGTGGACCAGCAGGCGCTCGACGAAGTGGTGGCGTTCACCTCCGAGCTGATCCGGATCGACACCACCAACCGGGGCGGCGGCGACTGCCGGGAGCGCCCCGCCGCCGAGTACGTCGCCGAGCGCCTCGCGGACGCCGGGATCGAGCCGACGCTGCTGGAGCGCACCCCCGGCCGGACCAACGTGGTCGCCCGGATTCCCGGCACCGACCCCACCGCCGACGCACTCCTCGTCCACGGCCACCTCGACGTGGTGCCCGCCGAACCCGCCGACTGGAGCGTGCACCCCTTCTCCGGCGAGGTCCGCGACGGGGTCGTGTGGGGGAGGGGCGCCGTCGACATGAAGAACATGGACGCGATGGTCCTCTCCGTCGTCCGGGGCTGGGCCCGCGAAGGGTTCCGCCCCGCGCGCGACATCGTCATCGCCTACACCGCCGACGAGGAGGACAGCGCCGCCGACGGATCCGGCTTCCTCACCGAGGAGCACGCCGGCCTCTTCGAGGGCTGTACCGAGGGCATCAGCGAGTCCGGGGCCTTCACCTTCCATGCCGGCGAAGGGCTCTCGCTCTACCCGATCGCGGCGGGCGAACGCGGCACCGGCTGGCTGAAGCTCACCGCCGAGGGCCGGGCCGGGCACGGCTCCAAGGTCAACCGGGAGAACGCGGTGAGCGCGCTCGCCGCCGCCGTCGCCCGGATCGGCGAGCACGCATGGCCCATCCGCCTCACCCCGACCGTCCGCGCCGCGATCACCGAGATCGCCGCGCTGCACGGCATCACCGCCGACCTCGACGACCCCGGCTTCGACGTCGCCCAACTGCTCGGCAAGCTCGGCCCGGCCGCATCCCTCGTCGAGAACACGATCCGCAACAGCAGCAACCCGACGATGATGGACGCCGGCTACAAGGTCAACGTCATCCCCGGCCATGCCACCGCCTTCGTCGACGGGCGGACGGTCCCCGGCGGCGACGACGAGTTCCACGCCACCCTGGACCGGCTCACCGGCCCGGCGGTCTCCTGGGAGTTCTACCACCGTGAGCAGGCCCTGACGGCCCCGGTCGACTCCCCGACGTACGCCAGACTGCGCGCCGCCGTCGAGCGGTTCGACCCGGACGCGCACACCGTGCCGTACTGCATGTCGGGCGGCACCGACGCCAAGCAGTTCTCCCGCCTCGGCATCACCGGCTACGGCTTCACCCCGCTGAAGCTGCCCGTCGGCTTCGACTACCAGCGGCTCTTCCACGGCGTCGACGAGCGCGTCCCCGTCGACGCCCTGCACTTCGGCGTCCGCGTCCTCGACCACTACCTGCGCACCGCCTGA
- a CDS encoding DUF6332 family protein: protein MDRGRESRWEKDAMTVEIVFALLAAAVLAGAVFAVAVALTLVLGLSGPASEGVRTGGVPAGAAVGVAHLVRVLRRFDAERRKGH from the coding sequence ATGGACAGGGGGCGTGAGTCGCGGTGGGAGAAGGACGCGATGACGGTGGAGATCGTCTTCGCGCTGCTGGCCGCCGCCGTCCTGGCCGGGGCGGTCTTCGCCGTCGCCGTGGCCCTCACCCTCGTCCTCGGCCTCTCCGGTCCGGCGTCCGAAGGGGTACGGACCGGGGGAGTGCCGGCGGGAGCGGCGGTCGGGGTGGCGCACCTGGTCCGGGTGCTGCGCCGCTTCGACGCGGAGCGCCGTAAGGGTCACTGA
- a CDS encoding DHA2 family efflux MFS transporter permease subunit — protein MVGGITLEKDEPDGPGPDRSAPDGPAPHAPALGTPAPDATTAAVEALAVPPPPPPASRPGPDAAEISPRTIRMVFLGLMLTLLLAALDQMIVATALPKIVGELHGLEKMSWAVTAYLLASTIVLPLYGKLGDLFGRKGVFQFAIVVFIIGSALAGWSRTMDELIAFRALQGIGGGGLMIGVQAIIADIVPARERGRYMGLIGAVFGLASVAGPLLGGFFTDHASWRWCFYVNVPFGLVTLAVIAVVLKLPRPDVRPRLDVLGAVLLAVASTCLVLVTSWGGTEYAWGSGTILTLAAGAVASTVLFVAAERRAAEPIIPLRLFRDSVFNVSGLVGAVVGIALFGAASYLPTYLQMVDGVSATESGLLMLPMMMGIVGGSIVSGQLITRTGRYRIYPIAGCAVSAVGMGLLSLLEADTSALAHSFYQAVLGIGIGLVMSVLVLAVQNSVRPSDLGTATSANNYFRQIGGSVGAAVFGTLFAGRLSDALGVRLPTGAELPDPESITPQIVHAMEPALRDAYIQAYVDAMPRIFLYLVPVLVLGLVLAFFLKEKPLVSHHSPEAAAETTAPIPAARADSARPAAGHPSGVPVHGRVQHPDGTTVPRAALTLIDVQGRQIGRGGSGDDGRYALSVPGSGSYVLIAAAGGHQPQAVSVTVGERPVELDVVLGGAGRLAGSVLTPDGAPVQDAAVTLTDVRGEVVASTRTGREGGYVIGELIAGEYTLAASAPAFRPAALPVSVQAARETRQDIELAGGAVLRGVVRATGGRPVEDARVTLLDAAGNVVDTLTTGADGSFRFVDLSSGEYTVIAAGYPPVATVLQVAGGGRTERDLQLGHED, from the coding sequence GTGGTGGGTGGGATCACGCTGGAGAAGGACGAGCCGGACGGGCCGGGGCCGGACCGTTCAGCACCGGACGGCCCGGCTCCGCACGCTCCGGCGCTCGGAACCCCGGCTCCGGACGCCACGACGGCGGCCGTCGAAGCGCTCGCCGTACCACCCCCGCCGCCCCCGGCGTCCCGACCCGGTCCGGACGCCGCGGAGATCAGCCCCCGCACGATCCGCATGGTCTTCCTCGGGCTGATGCTCACCCTGCTGCTCGCGGCGCTCGACCAGATGATCGTCGCCACCGCCCTGCCGAAGATCGTCGGTGAGCTGCACGGGCTGGAGAAGATGTCCTGGGCGGTCACCGCCTACCTCCTCGCCTCCACCATCGTCCTGCCGCTGTACGGCAAGCTCGGCGACCTCTTCGGACGCAAGGGCGTCTTCCAGTTCGCCATCGTCGTCTTCATCATCGGCTCCGCCCTCGCGGGCTGGTCACGCACCATGGACGAACTGATCGCCTTCCGCGCCCTCCAGGGCATCGGCGGCGGCGGGCTCATGATCGGCGTCCAGGCGATCATCGCGGACATCGTCCCGGCGCGGGAGCGCGGCCGCTACATGGGCCTCATCGGCGCGGTCTTCGGCCTCGCCTCGGTCGCCGGGCCCCTGCTCGGCGGGTTCTTCACCGACCACGCCTCCTGGCGCTGGTGCTTCTACGTCAACGTCCCGTTCGGCCTGGTCACTCTGGCCGTCATCGCGGTCGTCCTCAAGCTGCCCCGGCCCGACGTCCGGCCCCGCCTCGACGTCCTGGGCGCGGTGCTCCTCGCCGTCGCCTCCACCTGCCTGGTGCTGGTGACCAGTTGGGGCGGCACCGAGTACGCCTGGGGCTCGGGCACCATCCTGACCCTCGCTGCGGGAGCGGTCGCCTCCACCGTGCTGTTCGTCGCCGCCGAACGCCGGGCCGCAGAACCGATCATTCCGCTGCGGCTGTTCCGCGACTCCGTCTTCAACGTCAGCGGCCTGGTCGGCGCGGTCGTCGGCATCGCGCTCTTCGGGGCCGCCAGCTACCTGCCCACCTACCTCCAGATGGTCGACGGCGTCAGCGCCACCGAATCCGGACTGCTGATGCTCCCGATGATGATGGGCATCGTCGGCGGTTCCATCGTCTCGGGCCAGCTCATCACCCGCACCGGCCGCTACCGGATCTACCCGATCGCCGGCTGCGCCGTCTCCGCCGTCGGCATGGGGCTGCTCTCGCTGCTGGAGGCGGACACCTCCGCCCTCGCCCACAGCTTCTACCAGGCCGTTCTCGGCATCGGCATCGGACTGGTCATGTCCGTCCTGGTGCTCGCCGTCCAGAATTCCGTACGTCCCTCGGACCTCGGCACCGCCACCAGCGCCAACAACTACTTCCGGCAGATCGGCGGCAGCGTCGGCGCGGCCGTCTTCGGCACGCTGTTCGCCGGACGGCTCTCCGACGCGCTCGGCGTACGGCTGCCCACGGGCGCCGAACTGCCCGACCCCGAGTCGATCACCCCGCAGATCGTCCACGCGATGGAACCCGCCCTGCGCGACGCCTACATCCAGGCGTACGTGGACGCGATGCCGCGCATCTTCCTCTACCTCGTGCCGGTGCTCGTTCTCGGCCTGGTCCTCGCCTTCTTCCTCAAGGAGAAACCGCTGGTGTCCCACCACAGTCCCGAAGCCGCCGCCGAGACCACGGCGCCGATCCCCGCCGCCCGCGCCGACTCCGCCCGGCCCGCCGCGGGCCATCCCTCCGGGGTCCCGGTGCACGGCCGCGTCCAGCACCCCGACGGCACCACCGTCCCCCGCGCCGCCCTCACCCTCATCGACGTCCAGGGACGGCAGATCGGACGCGGGGGCAGCGGCGACGACGGCCGGTACGCGCTGAGCGTTCCCGGCTCCGGCTCGTACGTCCTGATCGCCGCCGCCGGCGGACACCAGCCGCAGGCCGTCAGCGTCACCGTGGGCGAGCGCCCCGTCGAACTGGACGTGGTCCTCGGGGGCGCCGGACGCCTCGCCGGGTCCGTCCTCACTCCCGACGGGGCCCCGGTCCAGGACGCGGCCGTCACCCTCACCGACGTACGCGGCGAGGTCGTCGCCTCCACCCGCACCGGCCGCGAGGGCGGATACGTCATCGGCGAGCTGATCGCGGGCGAGTACACCCTCGCCGCCAGCGCCCCCGCCTTCCGCCCGGCCGCCCTCCCGGTCAGCGTGCAGGCCGCCCGCGAGACCCGGCAGGACATCGAGCTGGCGGGCGGGGCCGTCCTGCGCGGCGTCGTCCGGGCCACCGGCGGACGCCCCGTCGAGGACGCCCGCGTCACCCTGCTCGACGCGGCGGGCAACGTGGTGGACACCCTCACCACCGGGGCGGACGGCTCGTTCCGGTTCGTCGACCTGTCGTCCGGCGAGTACACGGTGATCGCCGCCGGCTACCCGCCGGTCGCCACCGTCCTCCAGGTCGCGGGCGGCGGCCGCACCGAACGGGACCTCCAGCTGGGCCACGAGGACTGA
- a CDS encoding alpha/beta hydrolase codes for MTKRAGILVAVGATVAGLLTAAPGPAAATTASAPPAPRLKWTDCPTESYPTLQCAKVRAPLDHRRPSGRQVTLALSRVPHTAKTFQGPLLVNPGGPGGSGLSMAGFVASSLPKKVAAQYDVIGFDPRGVGKSTPALNCVPGHFDPVRPDTVPASYRAERINRDRAESFARACGEKHGDVLPYMDTVSAAKDLDVIRRALGSRQINYFGYSYGTYLGAVYAKLYPDRVRRLVLDSVVDPDDVWYEGNLGQDYAFDDRHKAFAAWVAQNDAAYGLGTDPARVEATWYRMRADVARKPAGGTVGASELEDAFLPGGYYNGYWPYLAEAFAAYVKHRDADALVEVYENFGAVDASGDNGYSVYTAVQCRDAGWPEHWSTWRNDSRRIHEKAPFMTWNNTWYNAPCANWPVEPLRPVPVNNRQLPPALILQATDDAATPYGGAVSMHRKLKGSSLVVEEGGGNHGITLSGNACLDAHLTAYLTDGTVPRGRGEADAVCAALPEPKPLPAEKAAAQSVDNSEGSRLHGLLGFRR; via the coding sequence ATGACGAAACGTGCAGGAATTCTGGTCGCCGTCGGTGCGACCGTCGCCGGTCTGCTGACCGCCGCGCCCGGCCCGGCCGCCGCCACCACCGCGAGCGCGCCGCCCGCCCCTCGGCTGAAGTGGACCGACTGTCCCACCGAGAGCTACCCGACGCTCCAGTGCGCGAAGGTCCGCGCGCCTCTGGACCACCGCCGCCCTTCGGGCCGTCAGGTCACGCTCGCCCTGTCCCGCGTCCCGCACACCGCGAAGACCTTCCAGGGCCCGCTGCTGGTCAATCCGGGCGGTCCGGGCGGCAGCGGCCTGTCGATGGCGGGGTTCGTGGCCTCCTCGCTGCCGAAGAAGGTGGCGGCGCAGTACGACGTGATCGGTTTCGACCCGCGCGGGGTCGGCAAGAGCACCCCCGCACTGAACTGCGTACCGGGCCACTTCGACCCGGTGCGCCCGGACACGGTGCCCGCCTCCTACCGCGCGGAGCGGATCAACCGCGACCGGGCGGAGTCGTTCGCCCGCGCCTGCGGCGAGAAGCACGGCGACGTACTGCCGTACATGGACACGGTCAGCGCGGCCAAGGACCTCGACGTGATCCGCCGGGCGCTGGGCTCACGGCAGATCAACTACTTCGGCTACTCCTACGGCACCTACCTCGGCGCGGTCTACGCCAAGCTGTACCCGGACCGGGTGCGCCGCCTGGTCCTGGACTCGGTCGTCGATCCGGACGACGTCTGGTACGAGGGCAACCTCGGCCAGGACTACGCCTTCGACGACCGGCACAAGGCGTTCGCCGCGTGGGTCGCGCAGAACGACGCCGCGTACGGCCTGGGCACCGACCCGGCCCGTGTCGAGGCCACCTGGTACCGGATGCGGGCGGACGTGGCGCGGAAGCCCGCGGGCGGCACGGTCGGCGCGAGCGAGCTGGAGGACGCCTTCCTGCCCGGCGGCTACTACAACGGCTACTGGCCCTACCTCGCCGAGGCGTTCGCCGCGTACGTGAAGCACCGGGACGCCGACGCGCTGGTGGAGGTGTACGAGAACTTCGGCGCGGTGGACGCGAGCGGCGACAACGGCTACTCGGTCTACACCGCCGTCCAGTGCCGCGACGCCGGCTGGCCCGAGCACTGGAGCACCTGGCGCAACGACAGCCGGCGCATCCACGAGAAGGCGCCGTTCATGACCTGGAACAACACCTGGTACAACGCGCCGTGCGCGAACTGGCCGGTGGAGCCGCTGCGCCCGGTCCCGGTGAACAACCGGCAGCTGCCCCCGGCGCTCATCCTCCAGGCCACCGACGACGCGGCCACCCCGTACGGCGGCGCGGTCAGCATGCACCGCAAGCTCAAGGGCTCCAGCCTCGTCGTGGAGGAGGGCGGCGGCAACCACGGCATCACGCTGAGCGGGAACGCCTGCCTGGACGCGCATCTGACGGCCTATCTGACCGACGGCACGGTCCCGCGCGGCCGGGGCGAGGCGGACGCGGTCTGCGCCGCCCTGCCGGAGCCGAAGCCGCTGCCCGCCGAGAAGGCGGCGGCCCAGTCGGTGGACAACAGCGAGGGCAGCCGGCTGCACGGCCTGCTCGGCTTCCGCCGCTGA